One window from the genome of Longimicrobium terrae encodes:
- the tilS gene encoding tRNA lysidine(34) synthetase TilS, with protein sequence MDESTRPLADRFRRELDALGVRGTGAHVVVALSGGMDSVALLHLLRFAVEDDGLALTAAHFDHGMRAGSAADAHWVAGLCRAWGVPLRTARAGHPPRTEAEARDARYAFLRGIQAEAGATHLATAHHADDQAETVLFRVLRGTGVRGLAGIPPADGTGLVRPLLPFWRDELRAYARAAGLRWRPDPTNRMLEPSRNRLRHRVLPQAERVAPGARRALVRLAALAREDEAAWEAVLAPLVAESAREENGALLLVRDRFAAYDWPVAARVLRLLLRRLGAAPDRAGTRLALEFISNASSGRTLRLAGGVRITTEFGTARVERGPGPEPPPPDAPLLIPAVPGEGGLALGGARFAARWTAGVDAPADARWTLRVSADPARFPLLLRGWLPGDRIRTHAGTRTLKKLLGEARVPLRARLAVPVLADAHGTVLWVAGVAAAADAGPRPGEPAITLSIYDA encoded by the coding sequence ATGGACGAATCCACCCGACCGCTCGCGGACCGCTTCCGGCGCGAACTGGATGCGCTGGGCGTGCGCGGGACGGGGGCGCACGTCGTGGTGGCGCTTTCCGGGGGGATGGATTCCGTCGCGCTGCTGCACCTGCTGCGCTTCGCCGTGGAGGATGACGGGCTGGCGCTGACCGCCGCGCACTTCGACCACGGAATGCGCGCGGGGAGCGCGGCGGACGCGCACTGGGTGGCGGGGCTGTGCCGCGCGTGGGGCGTGCCGCTGCGGACGGCGCGCGCCGGTCATCCGCCGCGCACCGAAGCCGAGGCGCGCGACGCACGTTACGCCTTTCTGCGCGGCATCCAGGCGGAAGCGGGCGCCACGCACCTGGCCACCGCGCACCACGCGGACGACCAGGCAGAAACGGTGCTGTTCCGCGTCCTGAGGGGCACGGGGGTGCGCGGGCTGGCCGGCATTCCGCCCGCGGACGGGACGGGGCTGGTCCGCCCGCTGCTCCCGTTCTGGCGCGATGAACTGCGTGCGTACGCCCGCGCGGCGGGGCTGCGCTGGCGGCCGGACCCCACCAACCGGATGCTGGAGCCGTCGCGCAACCGCCTGCGGCACCGGGTGCTTCCGCAGGCGGAGCGGGTGGCGCCGGGCGCGCGCCGGGCCCTGGTGCGGCTGGCCGCGCTCGCCCGCGAGGACGAGGCCGCGTGGGAGGCCGTGCTCGCGCCGCTGGTGGCGGAATCCGCGCGCGAAGAGAATGGCGCCCTGCTGCTTGTTCGCGACCGCTTCGCGGCTTATGATTGGCCCGTGGCCGCGCGCGTGCTGCGGCTGCTGCTCCGCCGGTTGGGTGCCGCGCCGGACCGCGCGGGAACCCGCCTGGCGCTTGAGTTTATCAGCAACGCTTCCAGCGGGCGCACCCTGCGGCTCGCCGGCGGAGTGCGTATCACCACCGAGTTCGGCACCGCGCGCGTGGAGCGCGGCCCCGGCCCGGAACCCCCGCCGCCCGACGCGCCGCTGCTCATCCCCGCCGTGCCGGGAGAGGGCGGCCTGGCGCTCGGCGGCGCCCGGTTCGCGGCGCGCTGGACCGCGGGGGTCGACGCCCCGGCGGATGCGCGCTGGACGCTGCGGGTGAGCGCGGACCCCGCACGGTTCCCGCTGCTGCTGCGCGGATGGTTGCCCGGCGACCGCATCCGCACGCACGCGGGAACCCGTACGTTGAAGAAGCTGTTGGGCGAGGCGCGCGTCCCCCTGCGGGCGCGTCTCGCCGTGCCCGTGCTGGCGGACGCGCACGGGACCGTGCTGTGGGTGGCCGGCGTGGCCGCCGCGGCAGACGCCGGGCCCCGGCCCGGCGAGCCGGCCATCACCCTTTCGATCTACGATGCCTGA